The following are encoded in a window of Etheostoma cragini isolate CJK2018 chromosome 7, CSU_Ecrag_1.0, whole genome shotgun sequence genomic DNA:
- the parapinopsina gene encoding parapinopsin a, giving the protein MEHLYDGNSSSSYSSVNTELMSRKGYTVLAVVMGVFSVAGITLNVLVIVVTIRHKKLRQPLSYALVNLAICDLGCAVFGGLPTTVTNAMGYFSLGRVGCVLEGFAVSFFGIAGLCTVAVISLERYIVVCYPMGAVLFQTRHAVAGVLLSWLWSFVWNTPPLFGWGSFELEGVKTSCAPNWYSRDVGNMSYIIIYFSLCFAVPFSIIIVSYSRLLWTLHQVTKLQISDAGSTNRVEVQVARMIVVMVLAFLVTWLPYASMALAVIIDSSLDIDPIIATIPLYLAKSSTVYNPIIYIFMNRQFRGYTIPIVLCGWNPWSSDSEITEGDSTMASFNKSQRVSTKESLKE; this is encoded by the exons ATGGAGCACCTGTATGATGGAAACTCCTCATCATCCTACAGCTCCGTCAACACAGAGCTCATGTCCCGGAAAGGCTACACAGTACTGGCCGTTGTCATGGGTGTGTTCTCTGTGGCGGGGATCACCCTCAACGTCCTGGTGATCGTGGTgacaataagacacaaaaaGCTGAGGCAGCCACTCAGCTATGCCCTGGTGAACTTGGCCATATGTGATCTGGGCTGTGCTGTGTTTGGAGGTCTGCCCACCACAGTAACCAATGCCATGGGATACTTTAGCCTGGGACGTGTGGGCTGTGTGTTAGAGGGCTttgctgtttccttttttg GTATTGCAGGTCTGTGCACAGTAGCAGTAATTTCTCTTGAACGCTACATAGTGGTGTGCTATCCCATGGGTGCCGTCCTGTTCCAGACCAG ACACGCTGTGGCTGGAGTGCTGCTGTCCTGGCTGTGGTCGTTTGTGTGGAACACTCCACCTCTGTTTGGTTGGGGAAGTTTTGAGCTGGAGGGCGTTAAGACCTCCTGCGCTCCTAACTGGTACAGCCGGGATGTTGGGAACATGTCCTACATCATCATAtacttttcactttgttttgccGTGCCCTTCTCCATCATCATTGTGTCTTATTCACGACTCTTGTGGACCCTCCACCAG GTTACCAAACTGCAGATTTCTGATGCTGGCAGTACAAATCGTGTGGAGGTGCAGGTGGCGCGCATGATAGTGGTGATGGTGTTGGCTTTCCTAGTGACCTGGCTGCCATATGCTTCCATGGCACTGGCTGTCATAATTGACTCAAGTTTAGATATTGACCCCATCATTGCTACCATACCTCTCTACCTGGCTAAAAGCAGCACCGTCTACAACCCCATCATATATATTTTCATGAACAGACAG TTTCGAGGATACACTATTCCCATTGTCCTGTGTGGATGGAACCCGTGGAGCTCAGATTCAGAAATTACTGAAGGAGATAGCACGATGGCTTCTTTCAACAAGAGCCAAAGAGTCTCAACTAAAGAATCTTTGAAAGAATAA
- the ddx20 gene encoding probable ATP-dependent RNA helicase DDX20, which produces MAAAFVKKAAHNIESRKRTDDVILSEGIDFSSLLLSQAVLDGLSSAGFQKPSPIQLKAIPLGRCGLDLIVQAKSGTGKTCVFCTIALESLILENPATQVLVLAPTREIAVQIHSVVMAIGCAMEGLECHVFIGGRPVSQDKTHLKKCHVAVGSPGRIKQLIELGMLSTASIRLFVLDEADKLLEEGSFQEQINWIFSSLPVNKQMLALSATYPESLAQHLTRYMREPTFVRLNPSDMGLKGLKQYYKLVQSDPLPHKVFEAKVAHLLELFSKIPFNQALVFSNLHTRAQHLADILSSKGLPAACISGGLSQDQRLEAMSKLKQYQCRVLISTDLTSRGIDADKVNLVINLDVPQDWETYMHRIGRAGRFGTQGLAVTYCCHGEEENKIMAIAQKCSLRLSMLPSTIEPGLMDEQCDWDVCTEASTPGPLPQFSSRTEKKKKQQQHAKSVSDQSLEHSSPRKLEKTHQTPRLGAQDEGNPRRASPAKATLPPGPPLAVPTRKELQDALPKISPLSSFKNCRSRFLAFEEAERDYHSFITTGLGRHVEVVREFRGGEDGDLNGHRESFTLNDDGGQSLKQDRERWKSNISPPRSESGSSNSQSDEGDETNQTRERKYRAITKPETEARETPTLSKPKAATPRSSVCTSSAPKTHPQPACSSSARVLSQPESYDSIPIIQSSGHPSQTAPAHTDRNESRKTLKQSKKISEKMNREQKRERDEEEYDDDDDDDEEEWTAETYWRASYRAWNDYYASMSPFQEQNYQSYYGVAQNWMAAYRMNAVYMEELLKH; this is translated from the exons ATGGCTGCTGCCTTCGTGAAGAAAGCAGCCCACAATATAGAATCGCGAAAACGCACCGATGATGTGATCCTGTCGGAGGGAATCGACTTcagctctctgctgctgtccCAGGCCGTGCTGGACGGACTGTCCTCCGCAGGCTTCCAAAAACCCTCCCCGATCCAGCTTAAGGCGATCCCGCTGGGCCGCTGCGGACTAG atttgATTGTACAGGCCAAGTCTGGCACGGGGAAGACATGCGTGTTCTGCACCATTGCCCTAGAGTCTCTGATCCTGGAAAATCCTGCAACTCAG GTCCTAGTCCTGGCTCCTACACGTGAGATAGCGGTGCAGATCCACTCAGTGGTAATGGCCATAGGCTGTGCCATGGAGGGCCTCGAGTGCCATGTTTTCATTGGGGGCAGGCCTGTGAGCCAGGACAAAACCCATCTGAAGAAGTGCCATGTAGCTGTGGGCTCACCCG GTCGTATCAAGCAGCTTATTGAGCTGGGGATGTTATCCACCGCCAGCATCAGACTGTTTGTTCTGGATGAGGCAGACAAGCTGCTGGAGGAAGGCAGTTTCCAGGAACAGATTAA CTGGatcttttcctctctgcctgTGAACAAACAGATGCTCGCACTCTCAGCCACCTACCCAGAATCCCTTGCTCAGCACCTTACCCGTTACATGAGAGAGCCTACTTTTGTCAGACTCAATCCCAGTGACATGGGCCTTAAAG GCCTGAAGCAGTACTACAAGCTGGTGCAGTCCGATCCTTTACCCCACAAGGTTTTTGAGGCAAAGGTGGCGCACTTGTTAGAGCTTTTCAGTAAAATTCCATTCAACCAGGCACTAGTGTTCTCCAACCTACACACAAG GGCTCAGCACCTGGCAGACATCCTGTCCTCCAAAGGCCTACCTGCAGCTTGTATTTCAG GTGGTCTGAGTCAGGACCAGAGACTGGAGGCCATGTCAAAACTGAAGCAGTACCAGTGCAGGGTGCTCATCTCCACTGACCTG ACGTCCAGAGGTATAGATGCAGACAAAGTAAATTTGGTGATAAACCTTGACGTGCCACAGGACTGGGAGACCTATATGCACCGGATTGGACGCGCTGGCCGCTTTG GCACTCAGGGGCTGGCAGTGACCtactgttgccatggtgagGAGGAGAACAAGATAATGGCCATCGCTCAAAAGTGCAGCCTAAGATTGTCTATGTTGCCAT CCACCATAGAGCCTGGGTTGATGGACGAGCAGTGTGACTGGGATGTCTGCACTGAGGCTTCCACTCCAGGCCCCTTACCCCAGTTCTCCTCcaggacagagaagaagaaaaagcagcaacagCATGCCAAGTCGGTCTCAGATCAATCTCTGGAGCACAGCAGTCCCAGGAAGCTAGAGAAGACCCATCAAACTCCCAGACTGGGAGCGCAAGATGAAGGCAATCCAAGAAGAGCTTCTCCTGCAAAAGCCACTCTCCCACCTGGTCCTCCACTGGCGGTGCCAACTCGAAAAGAGCTGCAAGACGCTCTGCCCAAGATCTCTCCTCTCAGCTCGTTCAAGAATTGTAGGTCAAGGTTTTTGGCCTTTGAGGAGGCTGAGCGGGACTACCACAGCTTCATTACCACAGGGTTGGGGAGACACGTGGAAGTGGTTAGGGAGTTTAGAGGTGGAGAGGACGGGGATCTGAACGGGCATAGAGAGTCTTTCACACTTAATGACGACGGAGGTCAAAGtttaaaacaagacagagaaCGGTGGAAATCTAACATTTCACCTCCAAGGTCAGAGTCTGGTTCTTCAAACTCTCAATCTGACGAGGGCGATGAGACAAATCAGACCAGAGAACGTAAATACAGAGCAATCACTAAGCCTGAGACTGAAGCCAGAGAAACGCCCACTCTGTCCAAACCGAAAGCAGCGACCCCTAGATCCAGTGTTTGTACTTCTTCTGCACCCAAAACGCATCCCCAGCCAGCCTGTTCGTCAAGTGCGAGGGTTTTGTCTCAGCCCGAGAGCTATGATTCCATACCAATCATTCAATCGAGCGGGCATCCCAGTCAGACGGCTCCAGCACATACTGACAGAAATGAATCCAGAAAGACTCTGAAACAGAGCAAAAAGATTTCAGAGAAGATGAACAGAGAGCAAAAGAGGGAAAGGGATGAAGAagaatatgatgatgatgatgatgatgatgaagaggagtgGACTGCTGAAACTTACTGGAGAGCCAGCTACAGAGCCTGGAATGATTACTACGCCTCTATGTCTCCTTTTCAAGAGCAAAATTACCAAAGCTACTACGGTGTAGCCCAAAACTGGATGGCGGCTTACCGTATGAATGCCGTCTACATGGAAGAACTCCTGAAACACTGA